Part of the Candidatus Binatus sp. genome is shown below.
GAGAGGGTTGAGCTGTTACCTCCTTTCGGCGCGCACGAGAGCCAAAGACGCCGGGCCGCGGGGCCAGGCGCGCAGATTCTGTTTTCAAAACTGAGATCAGCTCAGGCTGATCTCGCAAACGGGGGAATAGGTAGTGGTAGAGCAACAAAGGAAGTTGGATATCGAGGTTTTGACGATTGGATCGTTGAAGCCGTACGCCCGCAACCCAAGGACTCATTCAGACAAACAGATCAACCAGATAGCGAGGAGCATTCGTCAGTTCGGGTTCACCAATCCGATTCTAATCGATCCTGAACTCGGAGTGATCGCGGGTCACGGTCGGATAGAGGCCGCCAAGCTGCTTGGCATCAGCGAGGTCCCGACCATCCGCCTGGATCATATGACGGAAGCGCAAAAGCGCGCGTACGTGATCGCCGACAATCGGCTGGCTGAAAACGCCGGCTGGGATCGCGAACTGCTGGCTCTGGAGCTGCAGTACTTGTCCGATCTCGAGCTGGACTTTGACGCGACCATTACCGGCTTTGACACGCCCGAGATCGACGTTTTGATTCAAGGGCTCAACCTCGACGGCACGAGCGATCAAACGGAAGAGATACCGGAAGTAGACAGGTCAGTGACGCCGGTGAGCCGGCTGGGTGACCTGTGGGAATTGGGCGATCATCGAGTGCTCTGTGCCGACGCGACCGAAGCAGCATCGTTCGATTATCTGCTTGAAGCGCAGCGAGCGCAGATGGTGTTTGTCGATCCGCCTTACAACGTACCAATCGACGGCCATGTCTGCGGCTTGGGCGCGATCAAGCATCGAGAATTTCAGATGGCCGCCGGCGAAATGTCCGAACCTCAGTTCATCGAGTTTCTGAAGACGACGCTCGGGCATTTAGCCACGTTCAGCATCGACGGCTCGATTCATTTCGTTTGCATGGACTGGCGACATTGCTTCGAGCTTACCTCGGCAGGTCGCGACGTTTACGATGAGCTAAAAAACCTCTGTGTCTGGAATAAGGACAATGGAGGAATGGGATCGCTCTACCGCTCGAAGCACGAATTGGTTTTCGTTTTCAAGCGTGGCTCTGCGGCTCACATCAACAATATCGAGCTGGGTCGTCATGGCCGGTATCGCACCAACGTTTGGGACTACGCCGGCATCAATACTATGCGCGCCGGTCGGATGGACGACCTGGCCATGCATCCGACGGTAAAGCCAACAGCCTTGGTCGCCGATGCGATTTTGGACTGCTCGACCCGCCGCGGGATCGTGCTCGACTGCTTTGGCGGCAGCGGAACGACCCTGCTAGCAGCGGAGAAGACCGGCAGACGAGCTTACCTGATGGAACTCGATCCGGCCTATGTCGATGTGACTATCCAGCGTTACCAGAAGCTTACGGGAAAAGTCGCAAATCACGCTGCGACCGGTGCGACCTTCGCGGATACACGGGCCGAGCGCGCCGAGAAAAGTCTCTAAGATTCACGAAACTCAACAGAAGGAAGGGGCGGGAAGATGGGATTAGCAGATCAAGTGGGTTTTGGCAGGCCGCCGGTGCATAGCCGGTTCAGAACAGGTTGCTCGGGAAACTCCAAGGGTCGTCCGAAGGGACGAAAAAACCTGCGTACCGAACTGACCGAGGTCCTGCAGGAAAGGATCACCGTCACCGAGGGCGATCGCAAGGTCACGATGTCCAAGCAGTGCGCGTTATTTAAGACTCTGGTAGCGAGAGCAATCAAGGGCGATGCCCGCTCTAACACGACCCTGTTAAACATTCTGTTTCGAGCCTATGGTTTTGAAGAGACGGCAATCGAGGTTGAGCCGCCGCTCGACGCCGCCGAGCAAGAACTGATTGCCGGCATTGAAGCTCGTCTTCTGGAAAAAGCTCAACCATCGCCGCAACCGAAAGCACGTGCAGCTGAAGTCCCTACGCCGGTTGAACCTTCGCCCGTAGTGCCGACTCCAGTAGCGCCTCCTGAAGAGTCGTACCGGTCGTGAGTGCGGAAGAGCGCCTGCTGATTAAATATAGGCTCCGCAATGATCTGTCGACGTTCATTCATCGGACATTTCTGACGGTAGCGCCTGCGCAACCCTAT
Proteins encoded:
- a CDS encoding DUF5681 domain-containing protein — its product is MGLADQVGFGRPPVHSRFRTGCSGNSKGRPKGRKNLRTELTEVLQERITVTEGDRKVTMSKQCALFKTLVARAIKGDARSNTTLLNILFRAYGFEETAIEVEPPLDAAEQELIAGIEARLLEKAQPSPQPKARAAEVPTPVEPSPVVPTPVAPPEESYRS
- a CDS encoding DNA methyltransferase, producing the protein MDIEVLTIGSLKPYARNPRTHSDKQINQIARSIRQFGFTNPILIDPELGVIAGHGRIEAAKLLGISEVPTIRLDHMTEAQKRAYVIADNRLAENAGWDRELLALELQYLSDLELDFDATITGFDTPEIDVLIQGLNLDGTSDQTEEIPEVDRSVTPVSRLGDLWELGDHRVLCADATEAASFDYLLEAQRAQMVFVDPPYNVPIDGHVCGLGAIKHREFQMAAGEMSEPQFIEFLKTTLGHLATFSIDGSIHFVCMDWRHCFELTSAGRDVYDELKNLCVWNKDNGGMGSLYRSKHELVFVFKRGSAAHINNIELGRHGRYRTNVWDYAGINTMRAGRMDDLAMHPTVKPTALVADAILDCSTRRGIVLDCFGGSGTTLLAAEKTGRRAYLMELDPAYVDVTIQRYQKLTGKVANHAATGATFADTRAERAEKSL